The Nitrososphaerota archaeon genome has a window encoding:
- a CDS encoding DNA polymerase II large subunit — protein sequence QIVELFVQDVILPMEAAAHLLNVARFIDELLTKFYGLEAVYNFKDKDDLIGCLIVGLAPHTSVGVLGRVIGFTDTQVCYAHPYWHSAKRRDCDGDGDSIMLLLDLFLNFSREFLPEQIGGLMDAPLLLQPIILPKELQRQAHNFDCAAEYPLAFYEATLRREMPQNVLDLIDVVRKRLNKKEQYEGFHFTHHTNYLAIGRSRSAYSTLKTVAEKVEKQVELASLIRAVDPAIVVSSVLKTHLLRDIQGNLSAYTTQKFRCRRCGESFRRIPLRGICPVCGDVLLATVSQSSIEKYVGLAARLLNRFDVEEYLKKRFDVLMRELEELFGTKQSRLQADLLSYLSSE from the coding sequence GCAGATCGTTGAGCTTTTCGTGCAAGACGTAATTCTGCCGATGGAAGCTGCTGCGCATCTTCTAAATGTAGCGAGATTTATTGACGAACTACTTACAAAGTTCTACGGGTTAGAAGCTGTTTACAACTTTAAAGACAAAGACGATCTTATTGGCTGCTTGATTGTAGGGCTTGCCCCACACACTTCAGTCGGCGTTTTAGGGCGGGTAATCGGCTTCACCGACACACAAGTATGCTACGCACACCCATATTGGCATTCAGCAAAAAGGCGTGATTGTGATGGAGACGGTGACAGCATTATGTTGCTGCTTGATTTATTCCTAAACTTCTCTAGAGAGTTTCTACCTGAGCAGATAGGCGGCTTAATGGACGCACCTCTTCTTTTACAACCCATAATCCTTCCAAAGGAACTTCAGCGGCAAGCCCACAACTTTGACTGTGCAGCAGAATACCCTCTCGCCTTCTATGAAGCTACTCTGAGAAGAGAAATGCCGCAGAATGTTTTGGATCTGATCGACGTTGTGAGGAAAAGGTTAAATAAGAAGGAGCAATACGAGGGCTTCCACTTTACACACCACACAAACTATCTAGCAATAGGTAGATCCAGAAGTGCCTACTCCACACTAAAAACCGTGGCTGAAAAAGTGGAGAAACAGGTTGAGTTGGCTTCGTTAATAAGAGCTGTAGACCCAGCGATAGTTGTCTCTTCGGTGCTTAAAACTCATCTACTACGTGATATACAGGGGAACTTAAGCGCGTACACGACCCAGAAGTTCAGATGCAGAAGATGCGGCGAAAGTTTTAGGCGCATACCTTTACGGGGCATCTGCCCGGTCTGTGGAGATGTGCTTCTGGCTACGGTAAGCCAGAGCTCTATTGAGAAGTATGTTGGTCTAGCTGCTAGGCTGCTGAATAGATTTGATGTCGAAGAGTATCTAAAGAAGCGATTTGATGTATTGATGAGAGAATTAGAGGAGCTCTTTGGAACTAAGCAAAGCAGATTGCAAGCAGATTTACTTTCTTACCTATCTTCTGAGTAG